In Trichlorobacter lovleyi, the DNA window TGGTAGGCGGCCGGGTCCGTCGGGTCAAGCTCAATCCCTTTCTGGTAGGCATCAATGGCTGCCTTGTGATCTCCGCTGCCGTAGTACAGATCCCCCAGTGCATTCCAGGCAAAGGTGTTGTCCGGCTCATGTTCAATCGCCTGTCTGAAGGCTGTCATGGCTTCCTCAGTTTGGTCAAGGGCGTTGTGGACAAGTCCGATACTGACCAGGGCATCGGCATCCTTGGGATCAATCAGCAGGACCGCCCGGTACTGTGCCAGGGCCTCCTGATGACGACCTGCTTCGAACAGCAGATCTCCGAGCGTGGTAAGGGCATCAGGATCATCGGCAACGATGTCGGTGCCGCTGCGATAGGCCTGTATGGCCTCATCAAGCCGTCCCAGCTCTGCCAGAGTGTCTCCGCGGTAGAAGTGGGCGTTAGGGTCCGTTGGTGTGTGCCCGATATACTTGTCAAGTAATTGCAAGGCTGTAGCAGGATCGCCAGCATCAAGCAAGTCAATTGCCTTGGTCAATTCTTCATGCAGTTTTTCTGTTGTCATGTCGTTTTCCCTCCATTCCAAAATCTGCATCACCATATACAAATCAGATTACTTTTTCAGCAAAATTTCAGCAGTACTGCTTGCAATGGGGAAACTTTGCCCTATACTGTAAACATTCTTCGGCATTACGGGGCATTCCATGCAGCGTGAACAATCACAACATTTTCTTGGTCTGAGAACCTTGGAAGATATCAGCAGTATCATCTTGCATTCCCATGATCTGCAGGAGACCTTGGATAATATTGTTACCATTGTTGCCAAGCGGATGGGGAGCGAGGTCTGCTCAATCTATCTGCTGGAGGATGATGGTGAAACGCTGGTACTGAAAGCGACCAAAGGGCTTTCAAAAACTGCTGTTGGAAAGATCATGATGAAGACATCGGAAGGTCTTTCCGGATTGGTGGTGCAGACCAGGGATATGGTAACCACTGATAATGCCCCTGCGCATCCGCGCTATAAATACTTTAAACATTCCAAGGAGGAACGCTACCTCTCCTTCCTTGGACTGCCTTTGTTTGAACGCAAGACACCAATCGGTGTCATTGTGGTCCAGACGGTTGCTGCCCGCAGTTTTACTGAGGTTGAGATCAGTATTCTCAGGACCATTACCTTTCAGATCAGCAGCATTGTTCTGAATGCCAAGCTGCTGGATTCCATCCAGAGTAAAGAGCAGGAACGGGCCTATTATGAGCAGGAACTGGCCCGCCTCAAGACGCACCGCCCGAGTGACGGTGGTCGAGAACAGCCGGAAACAAAATCAAAAACCCGTGCATTGGGAGGGACTGCCGTGTCCCCCGGGTTCAGTCATGGTAAGGTCTATATTCTTGACCGTTTCAGCGACAAGGTGATCAAGGTTGCCAAAGTCGGCTCTGTTGAGGAAGAACTGCATAAATTCAGGATAGCGCTGGAAAAAGTAACTATCCAGACAATCTATATGGAAAAACGTGTCAGCGAACTGTTGTCAGAGGATGATGCCTCAATCTTTCACACCCATCTGATGATCCTTGAAGACCGGGGCTTCCTTAATAAGATAAGTGACCTGATTGATCAGGGGGTCGGTGCCACCAGGGCGGTACACGAGGTTGTCCAAGGCTATATCGAGGTTTTTTCGGCCATGGAGGATCCTTACCTCCGGGAACGTTCCGCTGATATGGAGGATATCGGCCGCAGGATCATTGATGTTCTGGAAGGAAATGAGAACGACGGAGTGAAATTGAAGGAAAAACGGGTCATCGTTGCGGAGGATATCTTTCCCTCCGACATGGCCATGCTGGATCATGATAAAATCCTGGGAATTGTGACGGAAAAAGGCAATATCTATTCCCATGCTGCCATTATGGCAAAATCCCTGGGTATCCCCGCCGTTGTCGGGGTAAAGGGGTTGCTCCATGCCGCCAATGTCAAAGACCAGGTGATCGTTGACGGTACTTCCGGTCATATTTACCTGAACCCTGAAAAACAGATTCGTGAAGAGTATCTGAGGCTTGAAAAGGAGTATACCACCCGTTTAAAAGAACTTGAGCCGCTCCGGGACTTGCCGGCAGTAACCACCGATGGCATGCGGGTTTTGCTGCGGGCTAATATTGGTCTTGTGTCTGATGTCAGGACCGCCGTTGCCAATGGTGCCGAGGGGGTCGGGTTGTACCGGACCGAGTTTCCTTACATGGCCCGCACTACCTTTCCCAACCGTGAAGAACAGGCGTCGCTCTATCGTAAAATTCTGGAAGGGTTTCCGGGGCAGCCGGTTAATATCCGTACCCTTGATATCGGTGGTGATAAGGGGCTGCCTTATTTCAGCTACCCCCATGAAGATAATCCGTTTCTAGGCTGGCGCTCGATTCGTGTTTCGCTGGATGAAGAAGAGATCTTTCGTGAGCAATTGGCAGGTATCCTACTGGCTGCCCCTGCTGGTCAGGCAACGATTATGTTTCCTTTAATCAGCTGCCTTGATGAGGTGCGCAGGATCAGGTCGATTATGAATATGGTGGTTGCTGAACTAGGTCAACAGGGGCATGATGTTTCTGCCGGACTCCCAATGGGGATCATGGTGGAGGTGCCGGCGGCGGTACAAATCATTGACCGCTTGGCAGCAGAGGTGGATTACCTGAGTATTGGGACCAATGACCTGATCCAGTATCTGCTTGCAGCGGACCGTAACAATGCCAAGGTTAAGCAGTATTATGAGCCGTATCACCCGGCAGTGCTGCATGCCATCAAGCGGGTTGCTGACGTTGGACAGCAGATGGGAAAAAAGGTGTCAGTCTGTGGTGAGATGGCGGCTGATCCACTGAACGCCCTGCTGCTGGTGGGGATGGGTATCCGTGAATTTAGTCTGTCTGCCCCCAGTATTCCGTTGGTTAAGCAGGCCCTGCGCTCACACTCATTGCGATTGTGCCAGGCCATGGCCCGCAAGGTGCTGGCCTTTGATACTGCCTGTGATATCAAGCGTTATCTTGCAAAGCGCCGTAAGGAGTTGTTCGAATAGGCTGC includes these proteins:
- a CDS encoding tetratricopeptide repeat protein — its product is MTTEKLHEELTKAIDLLDAGDPATALQLLDKYIGHTPTDPNAHFYRGDTLAELGRLDEAIQAYRSGTDIVADDPDALTTLGDLLFEAGRHQEALAQYRAVLLIDPKDADALVSIGLVHNALDQTEEAMTAFRQAIEHEPDNTFAWNALGDLYYGSGDHKAAIDAYQKGIELDPTDPAAYHNLGELYYDLEEYDPAEENCKKAVKLAPDFSMAYLTLGGICMDQERMKDALTYYRLYLKYETSPQAADMLAEVRAVVEGLQEELKE
- the ptsP gene encoding phosphoenolpyruvate--protein phosphotransferase, which produces MQREQSQHFLGLRTLEDISSIILHSHDLQETLDNIVTIVAKRMGSEVCSIYLLEDDGETLVLKATKGLSKTAVGKIMMKTSEGLSGLVVQTRDMVTTDNAPAHPRYKYFKHSKEERYLSFLGLPLFERKTPIGVIVVQTVAARSFTEVEISILRTITFQISSIVLNAKLLDSIQSKEQERAYYEQELARLKTHRPSDGGREQPETKSKTRALGGTAVSPGFSHGKVYILDRFSDKVIKVAKVGSVEEELHKFRIALEKVTIQTIYMEKRVSELLSEDDASIFHTHLMILEDRGFLNKISDLIDQGVGATRAVHEVVQGYIEVFSAMEDPYLRERSADMEDIGRRIIDVLEGNENDGVKLKEKRVIVAEDIFPSDMAMLDHDKILGIVTEKGNIYSHAAIMAKSLGIPAVVGVKGLLHAANVKDQVIVDGTSGHIYLNPEKQIREEYLRLEKEYTTRLKELEPLRDLPAVTTDGMRVLLRANIGLVSDVRTAVANGAEGVGLYRTEFPYMARTTFPNREEQASLYRKILEGFPGQPVNIRTLDIGGDKGLPYFSYPHEDNPFLGWRSIRVSLDEEEIFREQLAGILLAAPAGQATIMFPLISCLDEVRRIRSIMNMVVAELGQQGHDVSAGLPMGIMVEVPAAVQIIDRLAAEVDYLSIGTNDLIQYLLAADRNNAKVKQYYEPYHPAVLHAIKRVADVGQQMGKKVSVCGEMAADPLNALLLVGMGIREFSLSAPSIPLVKQALRSHSLRLCQAMARKVLAFDTACDIKRYLAKRRKELFE